In Bacillota bacterium, the sequence TTTCATAAGCGGCGAAATCAATATTATCCTGTTAAGCCGCATTCCCCGAGTGGTTGCGATTATTATCGCCGGGATGGGAATGAGTATTGCCGGGGTGATTATGCAGCAGTTAAGCCGCAATAAGTTCGTGGCCCCGACCACTGCTACCACTGTTGATGCCGCTAAATTTGGAGTTTTACTAGCACTGATCTTATTTCCTGGATCAGGTTCACTGGTAAAAATGCTGATCGCGTTTGCCGCAGCCCTCCTTGGAACACTGCTGTTTATGGGGATTATGAGAAACCTCAAGCAGAAGAACATTATTTTTGTTCCGCTGATTGGGATCATGTTGGGCGGCGTTATCGATGCGATCACTACCGTGATCGCGTACCGCTATGAGCTGGTCCAGAATATCTCAACCTGGATGATGGGTAATTTCTCAATGATTATCAAAGGCCGTTACGAGCTGCTGTACTTAAGCATTCCGCTGTTAATTGTGGCATATTTATATGCGCAGCACTTTACCATTGCGGGTATGGGGGAGGATTTTGCCACAAACCTTGCCTTAAACTACAACCGCATTGTCAATACCGGTGTGACGATCGTGGCTCTGATTACAGCTTTAGTGATTATCACTGTGGGCCGAATCCCATTTTTAGGACTGGTTGTTCCCAATATTGTCGGACTTTACAAAGGTGATAATCTGCGCAACACCATTATCACAACAGCTCTGTTCGGTGCGGTTTTTCTTTTGGTCTGCGACATTTTCAGCCGCATCATCATCTTCCCTTATGAAATTCCCATCGGTCTAACCGTCGGGGTAGTGGGAAGCATCATGTTCTTGTATTTAGTGGTGCGGAGGAGAGAGCAATGAGTAATAAACGTCGACTTTTACTGCTGGGATTGATCGCTGCGGTCACCATCATCCTGTACCTTTCCATTGGTTTAAATGCCCGCAACTGGGATTACGCTTTATCAAGGCGGTTGCCCCGAATTCTTGCCATTGTGACTACGGGTGCTGCTATCGCCGTATCCACAACTATCTTCCAAACCATCACCCACAATCGGATCTTGACGCCAAGTGTGATGGGACTAGATTCACTGTACATGCTGTGGCAGACAGTAATTGTGTTCTTTTTTGGTTCCGGAAGTGTTTTGGTCCGCAATGTCAATCTCAATTTTGTGATTACCGCAGTCCTGATGGTTGGATTTACCCTGGTAATCTTCAAGTTTTTGCTGCGGCGCGAAGCAGGCAATGTGTTTTTCCTGCTGTTAATCGGATTAATCGTCGGGACACTGTTTCAAAGCCTCTCGTCATTTATGCAGATGATTATTGATCCGAATGAGTTTACAGTGCTGCAGGGAAGGATGTTTGCCAGCTTTAACAGCGTAAATGTCAATGTTTTGACCATCGCTGTGATCAGCTGCGGCGCTGTCTTGGTAGCGAGCATCCGCTATTTTCCCATTCTTGATGTATTAGCGTTAGGCCGCGAACAGGCTATCAATCTGGGGGTGGCTTATGACAAAGCAGTCTGGCGGCTGCTGATTATGGTCATAATTTTGGTCTCGACGGCTACCTCGCTGGTTGGACCAATTACCTTTTTGGGTCTGTTGGTTGTAAATTTAGCCTGGCAGCTGTTAGCAACCTACCGCCACCGCACGATTATCTGGGGAGCATTCCTTCTAAGCATCATCACCTTAGTGGGCGGACAGCTGGTAGTAGAGCATGTTTTGAATTTTGCCGTGCCGATCAGCACTTTAATCAATTTAATCGGCGGCATTTACTTTATCAGATTACTAGTAAAGGAGAAGTAGACTGTGATCGAGATCCGCAATGTTACCAAAAGCTATGGAGATTTAAAAGTAGTCGATGAAGTCTGCATCAGGATTCCTAAAGGTAAAATTACTTCCTTAATTGGGCCTAACGGCGCCGGGAAAAGTACCTTACTGTCGATTATCAGCAGGCTGATATCTAAAGATGATGGTGAGGTGTATATCGATCAGAAGGAACTGAGCGATTGGGATAATAGGGAGCTGGCGAAGAAAATCTCCATTCT encodes:
- a CDS encoding iron chelate uptake ABC transporter family permease subunit gives rise to the protein MKNSYLLIILVLLAAASVMIGAADFISGEINIILLSRIPRVVAIIIAGMGMSIAGVIMQQLSRNKFVAPTTATTVDAAKFGVLLALILFPGSGSLVKMLIAFAAALLGTLLFMGIMRNLKQKNIIFVPLIGIMLGGVIDAITTVIAYRYELVQNISTWMMGNFSMIIKGRYELLYLSIPLLIVAYLYAQHFTIAGMGEDFATNLALNYNRIVNTGVTIVALITALVIITVGRIPFLGLVVPNIVGLYKGDNLRNTIITTALFGAVFLLVCDIFSRIIIFPYEIPIGLTVGVVGSIMFLYLVVRRREQ
- a CDS encoding iron chelate uptake ABC transporter family permease subunit, encoding MSNKRRLLLLGLIAAVTIILYLSIGLNARNWDYALSRRLPRILAIVTTGAAIAVSTTIFQTITHNRILTPSVMGLDSLYMLWQTVIVFFFGSGSVLVRNVNLNFVITAVLMVGFTLVIFKFLLRREAGNVFFLLLIGLIVGTLFQSLSSFMQMIIDPNEFTVLQGRMFASFNSVNVNVLTIAVISCGAVLVASIRYFPILDVLALGREQAINLGVAYDKAVWRLLIMVIILVSTATSLVGPITFLGLLVVNLAWQLLATYRHRTIIWGAFLLSIITLVGGQLVVEHVLNFAVPISTLINLIGGIYFIRLLVKEK